The DNA sequence CACCGGCCACCACGAGGCGTCGTGGCGACTGCCGGAAAGCGATCCCTATGCGGGAACCAAGGTGGAGCATTACCAGCAGCTCGGCCGCACTGCAGAGCGCGGCAAGCTGGACTCCATCTTCTTCGCCGACTCCCCTGTCCTGTTCGGCGAGGTGGGCCGCCGCCCCGCCGGCAAGCTGGAGCCCACGGTGCTGCTCACCGCCATCGCGGGCGCCACCGAGCGCATCGGGTTGATCGCCACGGCCTCCACAACCTACAACGAACCGTTCAACCTGGCCCGCCGCTTCGCCTCGGTGGACTGGGCCAGCGGCGGGCGCGCCGGTTGGAACGTGGTGACCACGGCAGGCCCGGACGCCGCGCGGAACTTCGGCGTCGACGACCAGCCCGCCCACGCCGTCCGCTACGAGCGCGCCGCGGAATTCATCGAAGTGGCCCAGAAGCTGTGGGACAGCTGGCAGGACGACGCCGTACTGGCGGACAAGGCCGGAGGCGTGTGGGGTGATGCGGGCAGGATCCGGACTATTGACCATCAGGGCAGGCATTTCAAGGTCCGCGGCCCGCTCAATGTTCCGCGTTCGCCGCAGGGGCACCCGCTGATCGTCCAGGCAGGTTCTTCGGAGGACGGGAAGGACCTCGCCGCCCGGTACGCGGATGCCGTCTTCACCGCGCACCAGACCCTGGCCGACGCGCAGGAGTTCTACCGCGACCTGAAGGCCCGC is a window from the Arthrobacter sp. NicSoilC5 genome containing:
- a CDS encoding LLM class flavin-dependent oxidoreductase, which translates into the protein MTSKYPSQRQLHLNAFLMSTGHHEASWRLPESDPYAGTKVEHYQQLGRTAERGKLDSIFFADSPVLFGEVGRRPAGKLEPTVLLTAIAGATERIGLIATASTTYNEPFNLARRFASVDWASGGRAGWNVVTTAGPDAARNFGVDDQPAHAVRYERAAEFIEVAQKLWDSWQDDAVLADKAGGVWGDAGRIRTIDHQGRHFKVRGPLNVPRSPQGHPLIVQAGSSEDGKDLAARYADAVFTAHQTLADAQEFYRDLKARTAAAGRDPETIKILPGIVPVIGATEEEALELERELDRLIKPEYARIQLARTLRVDPVDLPLDRQLPDNLPSEDEIEGAKSRYTLIVQLARREQLTVRQLIGRLGGGRGHRTFTGTPVQVADAIQEWFDGGAADGFNIMPPVLPSGLEAFVDQVVPILQERGLFRTEYTGRTLREHYGLARPETRNGRQLDAASV